The nucleotide sequence ATTATATTTGTCCTTCTGACTGCACCGGTCGGCGGCCACATGATTTCAAGGGCTGCGTACCGAACCGGTGTCGAGTTATGGCAAAAAAGCGGACATGACGAGCTGGTTGCTGAAATAGAAAAAGAAATAGAAAGAAATGATATGAAAAAAGAGTAAGTTTTTCGGATGCAAATCAATCACTTAGAAATCACAACAGCCTTCGCAGCTTTAATCACACAAATTTTACACTATATTGCAAATTAAAAGGAGCTTGAAAAACCAAGCTCCTTTTATTATTTATAAATTTGCCGTTATTCAACAATCGCACCTTTTAAAGGGATAGATGTTTCTGTGAAAATGAAAACAGCCTATTCTGAATCCTGCCCGGATGCTGAATACTTTCAGATAAGGAAGCCGATAGTTTGTCCTGCTTTCACTTCTTTCACTTCTTGCACTTCTTCTCCTGCAGCCGGTTTGAACACCCCCGGCTCAAACAGGAGGACAACCGTGGAGCCAAAGCTGAATAAAGCAAGTTCTTGCCCTTTGCCGATGTAACCATCCTGCTTAGCGGTTTGGATTGTGTTAATGTTCATTGCCCCGACTTTGACAACAGCTGCCTTTTTCTCCTGTTCTGTTTCGATTTCCGTAACAAGGCGATAATTTTTAGAAAGTGGATACTTACCGTATTTAAGCCCCAGCCTGTTGACAGGGTAAGATTTATCGCCAAGCTCAAACTGTTTCCTGATAGTACCAGAAACAGGGGAATGGATCCGATGGTAGTGAGACGGGCTTAAATAAATGATAAGATAATATCCGCCTTTATATCCGGCCGCATTTTCTTCACTTCCGAGCATCTCTGCTATCGAGTAATCGAGCCCCTTCACGGTGAAAACCGCCTCAGGACCGATCTCTCCCTGTTCTTCCAGAATGCCGTCGACCGGGCAGGCTGCAGCCGACGGATCCGGATCGGTCATACGCAGCCCCGGCTTGAGTTTTCTCGTAAAAAGTTCGTGAAGGGTCTGGTACTCCCCAACGGAATACTCCATTTCATCCGTATTGATCCGATAGGTGCGGACGAAAGACGGAACAAACGGCTTGCTGAGCTTTGATTCTGCAAAAGCCTTGATGGCAAGGGCCAAAAAGCGGCGATTGGTCAATTCAATTAAAGTTCGGTATATGGTTTTTTTCACAAATAGTCTCCCCCAGCCAAAATACTTCTTTACCTTTGGTCATATAATGAATAAAATAAGTGTAATGAAATAGTTTACATGAATCAACACATAAGGAGTGTTTTTATCATGTTTTTACAGGAAAGACTTGACCATACATTTAAAAGGCTGAAGGCACAGACGGCTAATGCCCTTACGCTGATTAATCTTTCACTCGGGGGATTCGCTGTCATCTTCATTCTTAACGATACGCTGCATATGAGCCTGATTTTCATTTTTTTGGCAGCACTGTCCGATAGATATGACGGAATGACGGCCCGCAGGCTTAATATCGTTTCCGATCTTGGAAAACAGCTTGATTCCATGGCGGATCTCGTTTCATTCGGAATTGCCCCTGCTTTCTTACTATACCAGGCTGTGCTGAATGACTTCGGCGCACCGGGCGCTTTCTTTACGGTCTTATATATCGCAATGGGTGCGCTCAGGCTAGCGAAATTCAACCTGCAGGAAAATACCGGATACTTTTCAGGCCTGCCGATCCCGGCAGCCGGCATATTGATCACCATTTCTTATCTGCTTATCAATGTCTTGCCCGGGTTTGTTTTCATGTTCCTCATTCTTGTCCTCGCCCTCCTGATGGTCAGCCCATTCAAGCTGAAAAAGATTTAAAGCTTTCCTGATGGAAAGCTTTTTGTTTTGGCTGGATTGACATTCAGTATCGGGTACCATACTCTTAATGTAAGAATATTCTAATTTTTACCGGAGGGATGGAAAGTGAACTTTTACCGTGATGATCGGCATTTGCAAGCAACTCTAAAAAGGCATCTTGATCCTGACTTTTACAGCTGGGCAGATAAGGAACTTGAAGAGTTCGGCAGCCTGTGTGCCGGGGAAATTGATCAGCGCGCAGTACATACCGACAGGGAAGGCCAGCCGAAATTGATCAAATATGACCGGATGGGGAACGACATATCCCATGTGTGGGTGAACGACGGGTACAGGGAAACAGTGCGGCAAACGTACAACCGTGGCATTGTCGGATTTGTACATAAACCTATTCCTCAGCTTGGCAGAAAAGGGAATTATATTTACTCCTATGCT is from Bacillus marinisedimentorum and encodes:
- a CDS encoding phosphatidylserine decarboxylase, with protein sequence MKKTIYRTLIELTNRRFLALAIKAFAESKLSKPFVPSFVRTYRINTDEMEYSVGEYQTLHELFTRKLKPGLRMTDPDPSAAACPVDGILEEQGEIGPEAVFTVKGLDYSIAEMLGSEENAAGYKGGYYLIIYLSPSHYHRIHSPVSGTIRKQFELGDKSYPVNRLGLKYGKYPLSKNYRLVTEIETEQEKKAAVVKVGAMNINTIQTAKQDGYIGKGQELALFSFGSTVVLLFEPGVFKPAAGEEVQEVKEVKAGQTIGFLI
- the pssA gene encoding CDP-diacylglycerol--serine O-phosphatidyltransferase, translated to MFLQERLDHTFKRLKAQTANALTLINLSLGGFAVIFILNDTLHMSLIFIFLAALSDRYDGMTARRLNIVSDLGKQLDSMADLVSFGIAPAFLLYQAVLNDFGAPGAFFTVLYIAMGALRLAKFNLQENTGYFSGLPIPAAGILITISYLLINVLPGFVFMFLILVLALLMVSPFKLKKI